A stretch of Planococcus citri chromosome 5, ihPlaCitr1.1, whole genome shotgun sequence DNA encodes these proteins:
- the LOC135846666 gene encoding facilitated trehalose transporter Tret1-like, with product MKTRETFHQTLAVMTVGLNELGLAVGNGWLAPVLKTLQDAKGDFSLTTEQCSWIASLEHIGKIFGATIAAILLDIVGRKSLLSICAMTFFLMWLAILFTKSVFIIYVVRIVFGVACGINDGTNSVYLGENSSPFIRGIFGTVSISIYFLGLLIELIIATYLSYKTTALVNFFIEFASFMSVFWMVEPVQYLLMKGKYDQAEKNFIWLKGARDPNEVSHEFEKIKQNAYAEISKKSSYVKILTSPANYKSLLMMLTIYSLAGMTGYHPVQSFASMIFSSTDILTPNEFTILLGVVQFLVVASTSFVIGKFNRRSIILISFSVISIAHAFTALLFVVHNTMVRIPSYPWLIFLSITVYFSIFAFAYPALFLIRSELFPLSIKGIGGSVAIVGYSAMSFLMTKIFLFVSQNYGIHFNFMIFSLISAILVLFVYRMLPETRNKSLIEIQELLEKEN from the exons atgaAAACCAGAGAAACATTTCATCAAACTCTAGCTGTAATGACAG tcgGTTTGAACGAGCTCGGTTTAGCAGTTGGAAACGGTTGGTTGGCTCCGGTGCTTAAAACCTTACAGGATGCCAAAGGTGATTTTTCCTTGACCACTGAACAATGCTCATGGATCGCATCGCTCGAACATATTGGTAAAATATTCGGAGCTACGATAGCTGCCATTTTACTAGATATAGTAGGACGTAAATCTCTGCTGTCGATATGTGCGATGACATTTTTCTTAATGTGGCTGGCGATACTCTTCACGAAATCGGTGTTCATAATTTACGTGGTACGTATCGTGTTCGGCGTAGCTTGCGGTATCAATGACGGAACGAATTCAGTATATTTGGGTGAAAATAGCTCTCCTTTCATTCGAGGGATATTCGGTACAGTCAGCATATCCATATACTTCCTAGGCTTATTGATCGAGCTAATCATAGCCACATATTTATCGTACAAGACAACAGCTTTGGTCaactttttcatcgaattcgCCTCCTTTATGTCGGTCTTCTGGATGGTCGAACCGGTACAATACCTGCTAATGAAAGGCAAATACGACCAAGCCGAGAAAAACTTCATCTGGTTAAAAGGTGCCAGAGATCCGAACGAGGTAAGTCACGAGTTcgagaaaatcaaacaaaacgCCTACGCCGAGATTTCCAAGAAATCCTCCTACGTCAAGATCCTCACATCTCCGGCGAATTACAAAAGTCTGCTAATGATGTTAACTATTTACTCATTGGCTGGAATGACAGGTTACCATCCAGTTCAGTCATTCGCTTCGATGATTTTCTCATCGACTGATATCCTCACACCGAATGAGTTCACTATTTTGCTCGGCGTGGTTCAATTTCTAGTCGTTGCTTCGACTTCATTTGTTATCGGTAAATTCAACAGGAGATCTATAATATTAATATCTTTTTCGGTAATTTCGATCGCTCACGCTTTCACAGCCTTGCTATTCGTTGTACATAATACGATGGTGCGAATACCCTCGTATCCTTGGCTGATTTTTCTCAGCATTACAgtttattttagtatttttgcgTTCGCGTATCCGGCTTTGTTTCTTATTCGAAGCGAATTGTTTCCATTGAGCATTAAAGGTATCGGAGGTAGCGTGGCTATCGTCGGGTATTCGGCTATGAGTTTCTTGATGACTAAGATATTTTTATTCGTCAGTCAGAATTATggtattcatttcaattttatgatattttcgCTAATTAGCGCAATTCTGGTTTTATTTGTTTATCGCATGTTGCCAGAAACCAGGAATAAGTCTTTAATAGAGATCCAGGAgcttttagaaaaagaaaattaa
- the LOC135846665 gene encoding facilitated trehalose transporter Tret1-like isoform X1, which translates to MDKYRENFHHSLAMLTVFFNEFCSGMGTGWISPTLNALKSADSTSSMTIAEFSWIASIDQFGRIVGCILAAIFLDMVGRKPILISSALTFCLTWIILMFTKSVYMICVVRVLFGVALGLESGTNSVYIGENLSPRVRGFFGTISLALYDIGMFMEVVIATYFSFRTTAIINFFIQFIFFSASYWVRETAPFLLMKGDEKKALENFMWLKGVTEPDHVKNEFEQIKLHVQAEKAKKASIRKIITSRANYRSVVILVMIYILGGMTGYVTIMAYGSIIFPSSEIMSSNAFTILFAAIQIVTTISSSFFVDNLNRRSFIVVSFSLAGLINSCTAFLYYMQHDLFESTVAAWLIFLSVTLYSIVYQFVYPALFLIRSELFPLSVRAVGTSFCRIGISITSFAMIKMFLHIYSNYGIHYNFLIFSLSSWMLVAFVYFTLPETRNRTLIEIQEALEKQK; encoded by the exons ATGGAtaaatatcgcgaaaatttccatcattctCTGGCTATGCTCACAg tctttttcaacgaattctGCAGCGGAATGGGAACAGGATGGATATCACCTACACTGAACGCCCTCAAAAGCGCAGATTCCACATCATCTATGACAATTGCAGAATTCTCTTGGATCGCATCGATTGATCAGTTCGGTCGAATAGTAGGATGCATTTTAGCAGCCATATTCTTGGACATGGTTGGTAGAAAGCCAATATTGATAAGTAGCGCGCTGACGTTTTGTTTGACGTGGATCATACTCATGTTTACTAAATCGGTTTATATGATATGTGTTGTCCGCGTATTGTTTGGCGTCGCCCTAGGGCTCGAAAGTGGCACAAATTCGGTTTACATTGGTGAAAATCTATCACCAAGGGTGCGAGGTTTTTTCGGTACCATCAGTTTGGCACTATACGACATCGGTATGTTCATGGAAGTGGTCATAGCGACATATTTCTCTTTTCGTACAACAGCTATAATTAATTTCTTCATCCAATTCATATTCTTTTCGGCATCGTACTGGGTACGAGAAACTGCGCCATTTCTACTCATGAAAGGTGACGAGAAAAAGGCACTGGAGAACTTCATGTGGCTCAAAGGTGTCACCGAACCTGATCACGTGAAAAATGAGTTCGAGCAAATTAAGCTCCACGTACAAGCGGAAAAAGCTAAGAAAGCTTCGATTAGAAAAATCATCACTTCGAGAGCTAATTATAGAAGTGTCGTGATTCTGGTGATGATTTACATCCTTGGAGGTATGACTGGGTACGTAACCATTATGGCATACGGATCGATCATTTTCCCATCTTCTGAAATCATGTCATCGAACGCGTTCACCATATTATTCGCTGCCATTCAAATCGTGACGACGATTTCATCGTCTTTCTTCGTCGATAACCTGAATCGCCGGTCGTTCATCGTAGTATCGTTTTCATTGGCTGGTTTGATCAATTCTTGTACAGCATTTTTATACTACATGCAACACGACCTTTTCGAATCCACTGTCGCAGCGTGGTTGATTTTCTTGTCCGTTACCCTCTACTCGATCGTTTACCAATTCGTTTACCCTGCTTTGTTCTTGATTCGAAGCGAACTCTTTCCTCTAAGCGTCAGAGCTGTAGGCACCAGCTTTTGTCGAATTGGCATATCGATAACTAGCTTCGCCATGATCAAGATGTTCCTACATATTTACTCGAATTACGGTATTCATTacaattttctcatattttcacTCTCGAGCTGGATGCTGGTAGCATTCGTCTATTTCACTTTACCCGAAACGAGAAACAGAACTTTGATCGAAATTCAAGAGGCACTCGAGAAGCAGAAATAA